From one Halobacteriovorax sp. GB3 genomic stretch:
- a CDS encoding DUF507 family protein, protein MQDLWGTLKDRFYKYLEFFNMRTDFETLKTLASYTIDNLKAKGMIEFDIANREALIDSMATEYGVSFATDEDIREQAVEEVQEKMGDDYLPEDITETEMFNHARKEIIKSFSGENISGLYLVESLNQISKRMNDFVLSSDFIDDVFGSDEELQAFLIRKIRQFSSKKN, encoded by the coding sequence ATGCAAGATTTATGGGGTACACTAAAAGACAGATTTTACAAGTATTTGGAGTTTTTCAATATGAGAACTGATTTTGAAACACTAAAAACTCTTGCGAGTTACACAATTGATAATCTTAAGGCCAAAGGGATGATCGAATTCGACATTGCTAACCGTGAAGCTTTAATTGATTCAATGGCCACTGAATATGGTGTTAGTTTTGCTACTGATGAAGATATTCGTGAGCAAGCTGTAGAAGAAGTGCAAGAGAAAATGGGAGATGATTATCTTCCTGAAGACATTACTGAAACTGAAATGTTCAACCACGCCAGAAAAGAAATTATTAAGTCTTTCAGTGGTGAGAATATTAGTGGACTTTACCTTGTAGAGTCTCTTAATCAGATTTCTAAAAGAATGAATGATTTCGTTTTGAGTAGCGATTTTATTGATGATGTTTTTGGAAGTGATGAAGAGCTTCAAGCTTTTCTCATTAGAAAGATTCGTCAATTCTCTTCTAAAAAGAATTA